From Bradyrhizobium sp. sBnM-33:
TCCGGCATCGTCCACCCTTCTAATCGCATCAACCAGTTCGTCTAGGGCCGGTCTTCGCACACGATGATTACGCTAACCTCAGGCCGGAATCGGAATGAGGGAAGCCACTTCCCGATCCTGCGGCTTTTCGCACGCCGCAAGGCCGGCGGCGACGCCGATGCGGTCAGCCTCGGGCCGGTTCTGGCTCATCTTGCGCTTGCCCTCGAACCTGGTGACCGGAATGCGCACTCCGATGATGCCTCGCAACTGGGAGGCAATGAAATCGGCGGGGGCATCGCTGACGGCCCAAGGCTTCGCGCGCGACTTCTCATGGATGTTCGTTAGGCGCGTGACCACCTCGAGCAGACGTTCGGGCTCCTGGAAGAACTCAACCGGCCCGTACGCGTGGACGGCGATGTAATTCCATGTCGGCACCACCTTCCTGGTTTCTTGCTTGGTCGCGTACCATGAGGGTGTCACGTAGGCTTCCGGACCCATGAAGATCGCCAGAGCTTCGCCGGTCGGAGCCGAACGCCATTGTGGATTGCCTTCGCCAAGTGCCTGTACAGCACTCCGTGCTCTCCTTCGGTCTCATCGAGGAAGAGCGGCAAGGGTGTCGCAATCGGTCCGTCCGCGGTGGCCGTGACCAGGTTGGCGAGGCCGGCGGAGCAAATGGTCGCGCGGATGCTTCGACCTCGTCATCTCTAAAGGCGGGGGGCACATACATGGCGGTTCTCCGTTCTCGTTCCTGAGATAAACCGAGCCTGGTACGGTTAGAACTGCCAGTTATCACTGATTTTGATGGTCCAGTTGGAGGGGCATGCGACTAGGACAATCGCCGCGAACGAAGCTGATCGACCGCTTGAGCCAGAAGCTGACAGCCGCGCTCGATCTGGCGCGCCTCCAGTGCGGCGTAACCCATGACAAGCCCGATAACGTCCGGCTGATGCCGGCGGCCAGGATGACGATGATTGAAGAGGGGGGCGACCGGATAGATGCCCACGCCCTTGACGCGAGCAGCCTCGATCAACGCTGCTTCGGACGTTTGGGGCAGATTCGAAACCAGACCACCACATGCAAGCCGGCGGCTGCGCCGTCGATTTGGATTCGGTCGCCAAATCTGCGGCGCAAAGCGCGAGCAGGATTTGCCGGCGCTCGCCGTTGCGCCGTCGGACTCGCTTGACGTGCCTATCGTATGCACCGGTCTCGAGCATCGTCGCGAGCGCTTCCTGCTCGATCAGCGGCGTGTGCCTGTCCGTGATCTGCTTGGCCGCGGCGAACAGGGGCTGGAGTTCAGAGGGCACCACCAGATAGCCGATCCTCAGCGTAGGCGAGAGCGTCTTGGAGACGGTCCCAAGATAGATGACGTCCTCGCTACCTGCGAGCGCGTGCAGTGGGGGGACCGGCTTCGTGTCGTATCGATACTCACTGTCGTAGTCGTCCTCGATTACGTAGGCATCGAACTTCCTTGCCCAGGCGAGCAACTGGTGCCGACGCGCGATCGGCATGACGCCGCCCAGCGGAAATTGATGCGACGGCGTCACGTACGCAAGCCGCGCTTCGATCTTCGCAACCCGCTCCGTGTCCAGTCCCTCGACGTCGACCGGAATCGGCACCGCGGCTGCCCCGGTGGCCGAGAAGACGAGCCTTGCCATCAGGTAGCCAGGGTCTTCCATGACGAACCGATCGTCGGAGTTGAGCAGCAGTCGCGCACACAAGTCGAGCCCTTGCTGCGAACCGTTCACGATGATGATTTGATCCACTTCGCATCGCACGGTCCTCGAACGCCAGAGATAGGGCTGCAGCGCCATCCGCAGCCGTCGAGAGCCGCAAGGATCGTTGTAGGCCAATCTCGCGGGCCGCCGTGTCATTGCAGCGACCGCGGCTCTTTCCACGCGAGCACGGGGAAATCCGAAGGTGAGAGGTCACCATACCGAAAATTTGCGAGGAGGTTGCGAGGTTGTTCCTCCGAGCGCGGCGCGACCTGTCTCAAACGCTCACCGTAGCCCGACAGTCGCACCTTACGTGACAATGGCCGCCACGTCGCGCGCACGCGCCCCCTCTCGACAACAGCTTGTGCAACGCGCGGTCGTGCGCCATGGCGGATCTCGATGAAGCCTTCCGCCGGCACGAAGCGCGCGATGCGTGTCCAAAATCCGACGCCGACGCAAAGCATGTCAGGTTACATACAGGGGATCCTACTGGCGTGTGGATGTTTTTCAAAGCTTTGTCATGTGCTTAGTGCGCGAGGACAGCCTGGCACGTTGATTGCTAACTCAGATGAAGCGACAAGGTCGCGCAACAAGCAACATTGGGAAAAAATCATGGTGCTGCGCATGGCGTCCCCGGCTCCTTCGCTCAAAGTCGAGAACTGGCTGCGTGGCGAGCCCCTCACGAACTTCCAGCCCGGGAAAGTGTACATCGTCGAATTTTGGGCAAGTTGGTGCGGCCCATGTGTGGGGGCGATGCCCCATCTGATAGAGCTGCAAGCAAAATACAAAGACGAGGGGCTTGAGGTCGTCGGAGTCGCAGCTAGTGAAGAAGCACCAATCGCGGATCAGGCTCGCACCAAGTTGGACGCATGGTTGACTGAAAAGTTCTCAAATCTGAACTATCGAATCGGGTTCGACAGTACAGGCGAAATGAACAAGCTTTGGATGGATGCCAGCTCTTCTCTTGGGATTCCGAGATCGTTCGTCGTCGACCGCGACGGCCACATTGCCTTTATCGGTCATCCGATCCAAATCGACGACGTCTTGCCGAAAATTATCAACGGCACTTGGCGCACCAGCTATCAAGCTAAAGCCGCTGATGCGAAACGGATTGCGGCAGACCAACGCTTGGCGCGCGAACTCTCAATCCTCCAGACAATTCGACCGGCGATGGAAGCAAAGGATTGGCCGGCAGCGCTCTCAGCGGTCGAAGAGGGCATTGCCGCGATGCCGGACAATCTCAAGTTCCGCGAGATTCATGCGGATCTGTTGCTTCACAAAATGCGCGACACGGCGACCGGCTTCCAGGTCTTACGCCAACTGGTTCGAGATGCGATCGAGAAACAGTCAGAGGCTGTGCGTGGGCTGGCTACTGTGATGCGGCAACTGTTTGATCCGGAGAACGATAAGGCCCACCTTCCGCGTGCCGAGCGCTTTGCGATCGGCAGGGATGTGTCGGAACATATCCTCAATTCTGGGCAAGCTAGCGGTGGCCTCAACTTCTATTCTTATGGGGTGGTCGCTCAGTATTACTACGAGAGTGGTGACAAGCAACGCGCGATCGAGCTGATCGAGCGGGCGATGACATGGCTAGACGATCCAAAAGCTATGCCGGACGCTATGAGGGAAGCTACGAAAAAGTATTATATGCCGCGGTTGCTCCAAACCTTGGCCAACTACAGGGGCGAGAAGTTTTGTTGCAGCGGGTCTTGTTCGATTTCGCAGGAAAACTCTCAAAATGCAGCCGCAGGAGGAGACATGAACGGGGATGTTAATCGAAGATGCACGATCGGGGCTATTTAAGCGCCTTCGAAGCGCTCGCGACCAGCAGAATCATTCAGGGCGATTGCGACACGCAGGTCACAAGGAAAGCCGCGCTTCGATCTTCGCAACCCGCTCCGTGTCCAGTCCCTCGACGTCGACCGGAATCGGCACCGCGGCTGCCCCGGTGGCCGAGAAGACGAGCCTTGCCATCAGGTAGCCAGGGTCTTCCATGACGAACCGATCGTCGGAGTTGAGCAGCAGTCGCGCACACAAGTCGAGCCCTTGCTGCGAACCGTTCACGATGATGATTTGATCCACTTCGCATCGCACGGTCCTCGAACGCCAGAGATAGGGCTGCAGCGCCATCCGCAGCCGTCGAGAGCCGCAAGGATCGTTGTAGGCCAATCTCGCGGGCCGCCGTGTCATTGCAGCGACCGCGGCTCTTTCCACGCGAGCACGGGGAAATCCGAAGGTGAGAGGTCACCATACCGAAAATTTGCGAGGAGGTTGCGAGGTTGTTCCTCCGAGCGCGGCGCGACCTGTCTCAAACGCTCACCGTAGCCCGACAGTCGCACCTTACGTGACAATGGCCGCCACGTCGCGCGCACGCGCCCCCTCTCGACAACAGCTTGTGCAACGCGCGGTCGTGCGCCATGGCGGATCTCGATGAAGCCTTCCGCCGGCGAGTTGCTCATAGGCGATCGTCACCGTACCGCGAGACACGCCGAGTTCCCCGGCGAGGGCGCGGGACGACGGCAGCAGCCCATCGGCGCCGTACACGCGCCCCAGGATCTGATCCCTAAGCGCTTCGTAGATCTGACGCGCTCCCATTCGCGGGGTGCGGTGCCTTAGACTACTTTCCGGCGCAAAATTCGCGCTTCTAACCAGACTGGTCAACCGCGCGGACAACGACAAAGCCCCGCCAGGGGCTGGCGGGGCCTTGAGAAGCCAGATTGGGCTGGGACGGACTACGGTTGGCGTGACTGGTTTTCCATCGCGCGTCCGATATTGATGAGGTTGTCGGCGACGACGCCGAGGCCGACCCAGCGTTTCATTCCGATGCTGCCCTTGTAGCGGCAGCGATCGAGCCCGTGTCGCCGTTTGACGACGCTGATACGTCCCTCGCATCCGGTTCGCCATTTCTGACCGTTACGGAACCAGCGCTTTTTCTGCTCACGCTTGCGCTCGGCGCTCTTGGTCGAGCGATTGGGAATGCAGACGCGTTTGACGCCTCTGGCACTGCAGCTTCGTTCCTGGCGGAGTAAAATCCAGCAGCCGGCCACGACTGCGGCTCTTGGGATGCCGTCTCGCCAGCGCCTCATATACCGCAGCTACGATCTGTTCATCAGCCAGAACGCGGTCGGCATGCTCCATCCAACCTTCGCGAAGATCGCTCACTTCTTCGGCGATCAAGCCATCGCCGAAGCTCAGTTGCACTCTGCGCGTCTCAATCACGCTTCTTCCTCCCGCCCCGCGGCGCCGCCGCATCGGGGCCCAGCAGGTCGTGATTGAGCTCGCAGATCGCTTCGATCGCTTCTTTCAGCTTCTGATAGTTGTCCAGCCAACGGCGCACTTCAGCAACGCGTTCACGGCGCACGCTGAACTGACGAACGCGTCCGCCGCCATAGCTCACCGTCAGCACGTACACTTGGTGCCCTTCGCCACGCGCACATTTCGGGCAGCCGCTCTTGTGACGAACAGTGCGCTCCAGCAGCGAACCAGCAGCAGTTCGCCGGTGACCGGCAGCTTGCCGACAAGCTTCTCGCGGGTTTGAAGAGCTCGATCTCGAATCATTCATAAGAATGAATCAATATCACCCACACAAGTCAACGCTGATGCCGTCCGATCTTGCAGTTTTCGCCCCACCAAGCGATTCTGGCTGCCTCAAAAGGCAGCCGAAATTTGCGTCGGAAAGTAGAGTAGGGGGCGTCTTCATCTGGGCCATCAAAAGTTCGCATAACTACGCTTGCTTGATAAGCCACTCTCTAGCTATTCGGGTTGAATGCCAAGCTGTTCTGAGGAGTTAGCGGCGCAGGCAACCCAGGGCGCTATTCCGGGCGTTGCCGCAGAATCCAATCCAGCAGGTCTTCGTTTCGGCGACCGCTTCGTGCGTGCTGGTCAACGGCGGCCGGTGCGGACGCAAGCGCCATACGGCGCAAATGCAGTTCGCCCCCGGTAGCAAACCGTAATCTTTCTGCTAGGAGCCTGTCCAGTTAGCTTTGGGAAGGCAGTTTTATCTTGATAATGGCGGCTCAGGCGGCCCTTGCGAGCTTGACGAGGTTGTGAGCGGTGCAGATGAGCGCCCATTCTGCGCTGACCTTTTCGATGCCGCGCAGCAGGAATTGCCTGAACCCTCTTGCCTGTTTGATCTGTCCGAAGACGGCTTCGACGATCTGCTTACGCAAGCGGTAGCGACTTCGGTAGCCGGCGCGCTTGAGCTTGGTGCTCATCCTGGCGATCAGCGAGCCGGGTCTTGAAGCCTTTTTCGCGGTGGCGGATTTGGTGCCGTGCTTCTGCCTTCCGGTGGCGATGTAGCCCTCGATGCGCCGCCGTTTGATCGTGCGAAGATTGGCGTCGGAGCAGTAGCCGGCGTCGGCCGATACTTCGTCGGGATTGGTCCCCAGATTGGCCCTGATCCCGTCGAGCAACGGCGCCAGTTGCGCCTGATCGAGGAACTGGTCAGCGTCTGCGCCACGATGATCTGATGGGCACCATCGACCGCGGCCTGGGCGTTGTAGCCCTGGATGTAACCGTCCTTGGTCTTCAGAATGCGGCTTTCCGGGTCGGTGAAATTGCGTTGCGCCTTGCCGTCGGGCTCCGTGTTCGGCGGCGCGGACGTCTTGCCGTTCTTTTTGCCCCCTTCGGCGATGCGGCGCTCCTCGGCTTCGGCCCGCGCCTTGCGCTCCGCCTCGGCTGCGGCCTTGGCTTCGGCCTCCAGCGCGGCCTTGGCCTCGCGGATCTTCTCAAGCCGCTTCTGCTTGTCGGCCACCCAATCGGGCATCTCGTCGCCGCGCTTGTCGCCGTAGAGCTTATCCTCCTGCGCATCGGCGGCCTCCGCCGCCTTGAGCCAGCGGTCGACCTCCGCTGCAAGCTCCGCTTCCCGCTTCTTCATGCGATCATAGCTCATCGCCTTGTGCTTGGACGCGTTCGCCTTTATCTTGGTGCCGTCAAGCGCCACGTGCCCGAGCTTCACCAACCCGGCCTTCTCGGCCAGCTTCAACACCTGCACGAACAGGTCGGCCAGCGCCTTAAGATGCCGCCGCCGGAACTCCGAGATCGTGCGGAAGTCCGCCGGGTCGCCGGCCACGATCATCATGAAATCCGCCCGCTCCACCGCCGCCCTGGCGATCCGCCGCGACGAGTAGATGCCGCTCGCATAGCCGTGTAGAAGCAGCGCCGTCATCATCCGCGGATCAAACGGCGGCTGACCCAGCCCGCTCCGGTAGCTGCCTAGGATCGCCGATAGATCAAGGCTTTCCTTGACCAGCGACACGATCAACCGCGAAACGTGGTCCTGCGGCACATAGTCCTGCACGCTCGGCGGCAGAAGCTGGACCTCGTCGATCTTCCAGGGGCGAAATTCCTTGCTCATGGCCACGCAAGAATCAGACTCGCACCCTCTTGACCAGTCACTACTCAGACAGGCTCCTAGGGCACTTTCAATGAACTCAGGCGCTGCATAGCCGCGGTTTTCACCGAATTATGGATTGCCTCGGGAAAGCCCTCTGGCAGCTCGCTTTCAATTTTGCCGAGCGCAGCTTCAGCGGTAAAGGCGACACGTTCGATTGATTCCTGAACAAGCTTTTTCGGTACGCCCGCCGCTTCGCTTGTCTGCAAGAAATGCCGGCCGTCTACTTCGGCAATCCTGTATTGATTGTTTGTCCCTACCGACATTGCGAGCTTCATCTGCTTGCGCCGAATTTGACCGGTGTCCAGACTCGGCTGTGCCGTGAGCACGTCGTAAAGCGGTGTCAGATGGTAGCGGCCGCCGGGCGTGATGAAGATGCTGAAATTCTTCGCATGGCCATCGGTCGCGCCAATCAGCCAAAAGAAGATTTGCGCTCTGAGCAGCGTCGCCTGATCATCAGCGGGCGTGTCACTGCCTTTGAGCAGATCAAGAAGCTTCACCATGCCGGGACCGCCATCGCTCTGGTATTTGCGCGTCGGCGGGACCGACAGTGCCTGACAGCAGTCCTCCTGCGGCAGGCGGAGCAGGCGGCCATCCTTCGTCCACCGCCGGTCGAAGCGCTCGATGACGAGCGCCGTGGTCTTACCGAAAGTCGCAATCTCGGCATGGTTCACCGGCAAGCCGGAAGCGGCGGCAAGTCTCAGGCAGTAGTATTCATTCTCAACGCTGTTCGAAAGGTCGATGCCGTTGGGCAGTTCCCCGATCTGCGTCTTGAAAATATGGGTCGTCGGCGTGGTGCCGTGCGGCTTGAGCCACTTGCCGCCGTGCCGCAGCAGCGCCGTTTTCTCCTGCGCTCCTGCCACGGAAATCCGGAAAAGATCGTCGCGCGTAAGCCCGAGCGGAGTCTGGGCAAGCCCGTTGAGGAGCTTTTCAATCGCTTCGTCATCGACGGCATCGCCGGCGATGGTGCGACCATCGCGATCATCATCATGGTGATCATCATCATCGTCGGCGACGAATTGCAGGGCGCCGACGCAATCCCTGCCGATAGCAGCGAGCAGGCTGTAGGCGTCGGTCCCGGCGGCGCCGACCCTTTGCGCTACCCGGCGACGGAGCGCGTCGGAGTCGGGTAGCAGATTGTCGAAGACGGCCGTGACGGCTTCGCCACGGAAGACATCCTCCCGCAGCGGGAGCGAGAGCGAGACGGGCAGGGCATGTTCCCATCCGAGCCAGTCAGCCTCGTACCGGAATTCAATAGCGCCAGTCGCCGCCTTGCTCATCAGGCCGACGAGGCGGTTGTTGAGGAGCACGCGCAGCGGCTCATGGCGGCGACGCCGGGGCATCAGAAAATGTCCTCAAGGTCGGCGGCTGTGCCTTTGGTGCGCGGGACGATCCGGAACTCAAGGTCTAGGGCCGCGAGTACCGCAAGGATGGTTTCAAGCTTGGCTGCCGGATTGCCAGTTTCGATGAGCGAGATTGTCTCCTGCCGCAGGCCCGCTCGCGCGCCGACCTGCGACTGGCTAAGCCCCCGCTTCTTACGAGTGCGGCGGATCAGGTTGCCGATCTGGTTCGGTGTGCGGGCAAGGCCGGTCATTTCTTACTCCGACCTAGTATGTGCTAAATCCGATAAAAGCGTAATATAGCAAATGGCGCATAAATGGACATTATGCGTTGAACTGCATAAAACACGTTTATCGGAATTAAGGCTATGACTTCCCTTACAGCGATCGCGTTAGTTGTTGGACTTGGGGTGACTTTGCCACTTTACGCCGGAATGGAAGCGACAATCAGGGAGCACCTTGAGCGCCTTGCTAGAGGCGAGAGGGTGCCGATGATTGCTATCGGATGTTTTACCGAGATTCAGTTCGCTGCGATCAATGAGGGGCGAGCTGCAATGGAATTACATCTCTTGGAGCAAAACGAGATTCTATTCATGGGTAGGCATTTGTATGCCAGCCGCTCTAAAGATGGCTACCAAATAGATGACATCCTCAAGCAGATCATGAGTGCGCTTTGCGACGACGCGATAGCTCACTTGGACACATTCGTATCATACGTACAGAACCCGAATACTCGGGATGACGGCTATGGAAACCAGGTGAGTGATCGGGCCGTTTTCGAAATGACGGCGCGAAAACCACGAGCGGAACTCTATTCGGTAATGCCCAAGGGAGATACGATAAAGCCCAACAAAAAAGGCCGCCGGTGAGGCAGCCCTTCCTGTGAAGCGATCTCGGGTAACTAGTTATCCGACGCCCTCGCTTCAGTGCCGGAAGATAGTCCATCCCTCCGAATTGTCAACATTAACTTCGA
This genomic window contains:
- a CDS encoding TlpA disulfide reductase family protein; translated protein: MVLRMASPAPSLKVENWLRGEPLTNFQPGKVYIVEFWASWCGPCVGAMPHLIELQAKYKDEGLEVVGVAASEEAPIADQARTKLDAWLTEKFSNLNYRIGFDSTGEMNKLWMDASSSLGIPRSFVVDRDGHIAFIGHPIQIDDVLPKIINGTWRTSYQAKAADAKRIAADQRLARELSILQTIRPAMEAKDWPAALSAVEEGIAAMPDNLKFREIHADLLLHKMRDTATGFQVLRQLVRDAIEKQSEAVRGLATVMRQLFDPENDKAHLPRAERFAIGRDVSEHILNSGQASGGLNFYSYGVVAQYYYESGDKQRAIELIERAMTWLDDPKAMPDAMREATKKYYMPRLLQTLANYRGEKFCCSGSCSISQENSQNAAAGGDMNGDVNRRCTIGAI
- a CDS encoding DUF6788 family protein gives rise to the protein MNDSRSSSSNPREACRQAAGHRRTAAGSLLERTVRHKSGCPKCARGEGHQVYVLTVSYGGGRVRQFSVRRERVAEVRRWLDNYQKLKEAIEAICELNHDLLGPDAAAPRGGRKKRD
- a CDS encoding type II toxin-antitoxin system HipA family toxin, which codes for MPRRRRHEPLRVLLNNRLVGLMSKAATGAIEFRYEADWLGWEHALPVSLSLPLREDVFRGEAVTAVFDNLLPDSDALRRRVAQRVGAAGTDAYSLLAAIGRDCVGALQFVADDDDDHHDDDRDGRTIAGDAVDDEAIEKLLNGLAQTPLGLTRDDLFRISVAGAQEKTALLRHGGKWLKPHGTTPTTHIFKTQIGELPNGIDLSNSVENEYYCLRLAAASGLPVNHAEIATFGKTTALVIERFDRRWTKDGRLLRLPQEDCCQALSVPPTRKYQSDGGPGMVKLLDLLKGSDTPADDQATLLRAQIFFWLIGATDGHAKNFSIFITPGGRYHLTPLYDVLTAQPSLDTGQIRRKQMKLAMSVGTNNQYRIAEVDGRHFLQTSEAAGVPKKLVQESIERVAFTAEAALGKIESELPEGFPEAIHNSVKTAAMQRLSSLKVP
- a CDS encoding helix-turn-helix domain-containing protein is translated as MTGLARTPNQIGNLIRRTRKKRGLSQSQVGARAGLRQETISLIETGNPAAKLETILAVLAALDLEFRIVPRTKGTAADLEDIF